A genome region from Nocardiopsis exhalans includes the following:
- a CDS encoding ATP-binding protein codes for MAEARQLRDYVPADAPEAATATAPRIDVGELTGGVTDHTVWSCAGNLTAVRSIRARVREFLTRTGHGEEALDDAELAVSELATNALLHSRSGQSGGVMTLFIRSDSQRLRVAVADQGDRDPADSESGHTREDGDDFGRGKFIVDSCATRSGEYWSEATHVAWFEIDDAGESVVAEPA; via the coding sequence ATGGCTGAGGCGAGGCAACTCCGGGACTATGTGCCCGCGGACGCCCCAGAGGCCGCGACGGCGACCGCACCGAGGATCGACGTCGGAGAGCTCACCGGTGGGGTCACCGACCACACGGTGTGGAGTTGTGCGGGGAACCTGACCGCGGTCCGGTCCATCCGGGCCCGGGTGCGCGAGTTCCTCACCAGGACCGGGCACGGCGAGGAGGCCCTGGACGACGCGGAGCTGGCCGTCAGCGAACTGGCCACCAACGCCCTGCTGCACTCGCGCTCGGGACAGAGCGGCGGGGTGATGACCCTGTTCATCCGCTCCGACTCCCAGCGGCTCCGCGTGGCCGTCGCCGACCAGGGTGATCGCGACCCGGCCGATTCCGAAAGCGGCCACACCCGCGAGGACGGCGACGACTTCGGGCGCGGCAAGTTCATCGTCGACAGCTGCGCCACGCGCAGCGGTGAGTACTGGAGCGAGGCCACCCACGTGGCCTGGTTCGAGATCGACGACGCCGGTGAGTCCGTGGTCGCCGAACCCGCCTAG
- a CDS encoding ABC transporter substrate-binding protein, translating into MPEDSTPALKHLTSRRSLLKASAAGAAVVPVLAACGGDSESGGTGGDGEPQRGGHLKVGVAGGGASDTLDAHAPTDNVDIARNYALYAALMRFDNDGTIEPYLAESLEPNEDGTEWTLVLRDGLTFHDESAVTTDAVMYSLERILDPENPQRGAGDLEGVDLDASEIVDERTMIIRTEEPFVTLPEALAEYYNCIVPEGYDPANPIGAGPFKYSEFEVGEYSVFERHDGFHIEGQPYVDKLEIINFPDDDARVNALNSNHVQVISQVPHAQVSIIEADPNVNILESETGMWLPFTMNIEEAPFDDVRVRQAFRLIVDRQEMIDQALAGYGQIGNDMYARMDPSYPEDFEQRDQDIDEAKRLLAAAGYEDGLEVELVTADINAGVIAAAEVFQEQAREAGVTVNLRRVNSSDYWNPEEGFPYPFGQDFWSARGYITQTAQGSIVGAPYNETMWGEHEEWLEYLEEARQTADLDERNELIRKAQEIEFEEGGYIVWGFVNLLDAHTVAVHGLRPSVSGHPLGSYAFHTMWMEQ; encoded by the coding sequence ATGCCCGAAGACTCCACCCCTGCTCTGAAGCACCTCACCTCCCGCCGCAGCCTGCTCAAGGCCTCCGCGGCCGGTGCGGCCGTCGTCCCGGTCCTGGCCGCCTGCGGCGGTGACTCCGAGTCCGGCGGCACCGGAGGTGACGGCGAGCCCCAGCGCGGCGGCCACCTGAAGGTCGGCGTCGCGGGCGGCGGCGCCAGCGACACGCTGGACGCGCACGCCCCCACCGACAACGTCGACATCGCGCGCAACTACGCCCTCTACGCCGCGCTGATGCGCTTCGACAACGACGGCACCATCGAGCCCTACCTGGCGGAGTCGCTGGAGCCCAACGAGGACGGCACCGAGTGGACACTGGTCCTCAGGGACGGCCTGACCTTCCATGACGAGAGCGCGGTCACCACCGACGCGGTCATGTACTCCCTCGAGCGCATCCTCGACCCCGAGAACCCCCAGCGCGGCGCGGGCGACCTCGAGGGCGTCGACCTGGACGCGAGCGAGATCGTCGACGAGCGCACCATGATCATCCGCACCGAAGAGCCCTTCGTCACCCTGCCCGAGGCGCTCGCCGAGTACTACAACTGCATCGTTCCGGAGGGCTACGACCCGGCGAACCCGATCGGCGCCGGCCCCTTCAAGTACTCCGAGTTCGAGGTCGGCGAGTACAGCGTCTTCGAGCGCCACGACGGCTTCCACATCGAGGGCCAGCCCTACGTGGACAAGCTCGAGATCATCAACTTCCCCGACGACGACGCCCGCGTGAACGCCCTCAACAGCAACCACGTACAGGTGATCAGCCAGGTCCCGCACGCGCAGGTCTCCATCATCGAGGCCGACCCCAACGTGAACATCCTCGAGTCGGAGACCGGCATGTGGCTGCCGTTCACGATGAACATCGAGGAGGCCCCGTTCGACGACGTCCGCGTGCGCCAGGCCTTCCGCCTGATCGTCGACCGCCAGGAGATGATCGACCAGGCTCTGGCCGGGTACGGCCAGATCGGCAACGACATGTACGCGCGGATGGACCCGTCCTACCCCGAGGACTTCGAGCAGCGCGACCAGGACATCGACGAGGCCAAGCGCCTGCTGGCCGCGGCCGGCTACGAGGACGGCCTGGAGGTCGAGCTGGTCACCGCCGACATCAACGCCGGTGTGATCGCCGCCGCCGAGGTCTTCCAGGAGCAGGCCCGCGAGGCCGGGGTGACCGTCAACCTGCGCCGGGTCAACTCCAGCGACTACTGGAACCCGGAGGAGGGCTTCCCCTACCCCTTCGGCCAGGACTTCTGGAGCGCCCGCGGCTACATCACCCAGACCGCCCAGGGCTCGATCGTGGGCGCCCCCTACAACGAGACCATGTGGGGCGAGCACGAGGAGTGGCTGGAGTACCTGGAGGAGGCGCGTCAGACCGCCGACCTGGACGAGCGCAACGAGCTCATCCGCAAGGCCCAGGAGATCGAGTTCGAGGAGGGCGGCTACATCGTGTGGGGCTTCGTGAACCTGCTCGACGCCCACACCGTCGCGGTGCACGGCCTGCGCCCCTCGGTCTCGGGTCACCCGCTCGGCTCCTACGCCTTCCACACCATGTGGATGGAGCAGTAG
- a CDS encoding ABC transporter permease has protein sequence MTRLIVVRLFFGALTLWAVSLVVFAATQALPGDAAQLILGRDATPERLEALRNQLNLHEPVAVQYMQWLQGLLQGDLGTSFSNRMPVAEYLASPVKSSLTLMGLAALVATPIALVVGAFSALRRDRAFDHTSSMGTLVLASIPEFVVGILLILLLGPGGLGLFPSVYARAGGPEQWVLPVLTLALAVAPPIVRMMRATMIEVLESEYVQQARLKGMSERKVLWRHAAPNAIGPVAQVVALQLAWLAGGVVAIEFLFNFPGIGKVLMDAIDNRDVPLIQAVVLLIAGVYILVNLIADVIGLAANPKVRVANR, from the coding sequence ATGACTCGACTCATCGTCGTCCGCCTCTTCTTCGGCGCACTGACGCTCTGGGCGGTGTCCCTCGTGGTCTTCGCGGCCACGCAGGCACTGCCCGGCGACGCGGCCCAGCTGATCCTGGGTCGCGACGCCACCCCGGAGCGTCTGGAAGCGCTGCGCAACCAGCTGAACCTGCACGAACCGGTTGCCGTGCAGTACATGCAGTGGCTCCAAGGGCTCCTCCAGGGCGACCTGGGCACCTCGTTCTCCAACCGGATGCCCGTCGCCGAGTACCTCGCGAGCCCCGTGAAGAGCTCACTGACCCTGATGGGCCTGGCGGCCCTGGTGGCGACCCCGATCGCGCTGGTCGTCGGCGCGTTCAGCGCCCTGCGCCGGGACCGCGCCTTCGACCACACGTCCTCCATGGGCACCCTGGTCCTGGCGTCCATCCCCGAGTTCGTGGTCGGCATCCTGCTGATCCTGTTGCTCGGCCCGGGCGGGCTGGGACTGTTCCCGTCGGTGTACGCCCGTGCGGGCGGCCCCGAGCAGTGGGTGCTGCCGGTGCTGACGCTGGCCCTGGCGGTCGCGCCGCCGATCGTGCGGATGATGCGGGCGACGATGATCGAGGTCCTGGAGAGCGAGTACGTGCAGCAGGCTCGGCTCAAGGGCATGAGCGAGCGCAAGGTGCTGTGGCGCCACGCCGCGCCCAACGCGATCGGCCCGGTCGCCCAGGTCGTCGCCCTCCAGCTGGCCTGGCTGGCCGGCGGCGTGGTGGCGATCGAGTTCCTGTTCAACTTCCCCGGTATCGGCAAGGTCCTCATGGACGCCATCGACAACCGTGACGTGCCGCTGATCCAGGCCGTGGTCCTGCTCATCGCGGGCGTCTACATCCTGGTCAACCTGATCGCCGACGTGATCGGGCTGGCGGCCAACCCGAAGGTGAGGGTCGCGAACCGATGA
- a CDS encoding ABC transporter permease, whose protein sequence is MSGPSTSVTSTTPARRRPGLFRTAWRFGRTKVGVVLTGLIVLIAVVGPFVAPYTPTEFVAKPFETGVDDALFGGDNRGRDVLTRFLWGGWTLLLLAGSAAGIGVAAGTVIGIIAGYRRGWVDDVLMRTNDVLLAFPQLIAALLVMSIIGPKVWLIVAVIAVSHMPRVARVIREATRKVIEQDYVKAAEAIGLPRWRIMTVEILPNVTSPLLVELGLRLTYSIGVVAVLGFLGMGLQPPTADWGLMINENRQGMAIQPWAVALPVTAIAVLTVGANLITDGLSRAAIGIDRGVEK, encoded by the coding sequence ATGAGTGGACCTTCGACAAGCGTGACGAGCACAACGCCCGCGCGGCGCCGCCCGGGGCTGTTCCGGACCGCGTGGCGGTTCGGCCGGACCAAGGTCGGTGTGGTCCTGACCGGCCTCATCGTCCTGATCGCCGTGGTGGGGCCGTTCGTGGCCCCCTACACCCCGACCGAGTTCGTGGCCAAGCCGTTCGAGACGGGCGTGGACGACGCCCTGTTCGGCGGTGACAACCGCGGCCGTGACGTGCTGACCCGGTTCCTGTGGGGCGGGTGGACACTGCTCCTGCTGGCCGGTTCCGCCGCCGGTATCGGTGTGGCCGCCGGAACGGTGATCGGCATCATCGCCGGTTACCGACGCGGCTGGGTGGACGACGTCCTCATGCGGACCAACGACGTGCTGCTGGCCTTCCCGCAGCTGATCGCGGCGCTGCTGGTGATGTCGATCATCGGCCCGAAGGTGTGGCTGATCGTCGCGGTCATCGCGGTCTCGCACATGCCACGGGTGGCCCGGGTGATCCGCGAGGCCACCCGCAAGGTGATCGAGCAGGACTACGTGAAGGCGGCCGAGGCGATCGGGCTGCCGCGCTGGCGGATCATGACGGTGGAGATCCTGCCGAACGTGACCAGCCCGCTGTTGGTGGAGCTGGGCCTGCGCCTGACCTACTCCATCGGCGTGGTGGCCGTGCTCGGCTTCCTCGGCATGGGCCTGCAGCCGCCGACGGCGGACTGGGGCCTGATGATCAACGAGAATCGCCAGGGCATGGCGATCCAGCCGTGGGCGGTGGCACTGCCCGTGACGGCGATCGCGGTGCTGACCGTCGGCGCCAACCTCATCACCGACGGGCTCTCCCGTGCGGCGATCGGTATCGACCGGGGGGTCGAGAAGTGA
- a CDS encoding ABC transporter ATP-binding protein: MTGNENYEGAEYHGSEGYYGSGDDETVLVVDGLTVIGRPSDVEIISGVSITVKRGEILGLVGESGSGKTTLGLSLLAHCKRGTEIVDGHVLVGDKDLAGLTERGVRELRGRAVAYIPQSPASALNPALRLGVQLSEALHDASLSGAEVMERVREVLREVALPDDDAFLRRYPHQLSGGQQQRVAIAMAFVGRPDVIVLDEPTTGLDVTTQAHVLETIRSMTRDYGTAGVYISHDMAVVADLADDIAVMYRGEVVERGRASDVLSDPQHSYTRQLLMAVPLLKTSGHEEAEPEEEEPLLRISDLAAGYGRTQVLTGINVSVSRGECVALLGESGSGKTTLSRSVAGLHHQFTGEILFDGVPLATSSYRRTAEQRRRVQYVFQNPYEALNPRKRVRDQILGPYRHLVGRPADPDGVVAEALERAALPASYADRFPEQLSGGERQRVCIARAVATGPDLLVCDEITSALDVSVQAEIVKLLRNLQDQGMSLLFVTHNIALVSNIADRVAILNKGEIVEYGPVGEVMSSPQHEYTRALIADTPDFELSFPGAPERLGLDVDERLRDRLTEG; this comes from the coding sequence GTGACCGGGAACGAGAACTACGAGGGCGCGGAGTACCACGGCTCCGAGGGGTACTACGGCTCCGGCGACGACGAGACAGTGCTGGTGGTGGACGGGCTCACGGTGATCGGGCGCCCCTCGGACGTCGAGATCATCAGTGGTGTGTCCATCACCGTCAAGCGGGGCGAGATCCTCGGCCTGGTGGGCGAGTCCGGTTCGGGCAAGACCACCCTGGGGCTGTCCCTGCTCGCTCACTGCAAGCGCGGCACAGAAATCGTCGACGGCCATGTGCTGGTCGGCGACAAGGACCTGGCGGGTCTCACCGAGCGGGGCGTACGGGAGCTGCGCGGCCGCGCGGTGGCCTACATCCCGCAGTCGCCCGCCTCGGCGCTGAACCCGGCCCTGCGGCTGGGTGTGCAGCTGAGCGAGGCCCTGCACGACGCCTCGCTTTCGGGGGCGGAGGTCATGGAGCGGGTCCGCGAGGTCCTGCGCGAGGTGGCGCTGCCCGACGACGACGCCTTCCTGCGCCGGTATCCGCACCAGCTGTCCGGCGGGCAGCAGCAGCGGGTGGCGATCGCGATGGCGTTCGTGGGCCGACCGGACGTGATCGTGCTCGACGAGCCGACCACCGGCCTGGACGTGACCACGCAGGCGCACGTGCTGGAGACCATCCGGTCGATGACCCGCGACTACGGGACCGCCGGTGTGTACATCAGCCATGACATGGCCGTGGTCGCCGACCTGGCCGACGACATCGCGGTGATGTACCGGGGCGAGGTCGTGGAGCGCGGGCGGGCCTCGGACGTGCTGTCCGACCCGCAGCACTCCTACACCCGGCAGCTGCTGATGGCGGTGCCGCTGCTGAAGACGTCCGGGCACGAGGAGGCCGAGCCCGAGGAGGAGGAGCCGCTGCTGCGGATCTCCGACCTGGCCGCGGGGTACGGGCGTACCCAGGTGCTGACGGGGATCAACGTGTCGGTCTCCCGGGGCGAGTGCGTGGCGCTGTTGGGCGAGTCGGGTTCGGGCAAGACGACCCTGTCGCGTTCGGTGGCGGGGTTGCACCACCAGTTCACCGGGGAGATCCTCTTCGACGGGGTTCCGCTGGCCACCAGCAGCTACCGCCGTACGGCGGAGCAGCGGCGGCGGGTGCAGTACGTGTTCCAGAACCCGTACGAGGCCCTGAACCCGCGCAAGCGGGTGCGGGACCAGATCCTGGGCCCGTACCGGCACCTGGTGGGCAGGCCGGCGGACCCGGACGGTGTGGTGGCCGAGGCGTTGGAGCGGGCCGCGCTGCCCGCGTCCTACGCCGACCGCTTCCCCGAACAGCTGAGCGGTGGCGAGCGCCAGCGCGTGTGCATCGCACGCGCGGTGGCGACCGGCCCGGACCTGCTGGTGTGCGACGAGATCACGTCAGCGCTGGACGTCTCGGTGCAGGCGGAGATCGTGAAGCTGCTGCGCAACCTCCAGGACCAGGGCATGTCCCTGCTGTTCGTCACGCACAACATCGCCCTGGTCTCCAACATCGCCGACCGGGTGGCGATCCTGAACAAGGGCGAGATCGTGGAGTACGGGCCGGTGGGCGAGGTGATGTCGTCGCCGCAGCACGAGTACACGCGTGCGCTGATCGCCGACACCCCGGACTTCGAACTGTCCTTCCCGGGCGCCCCGGAGCGGCTGGGCCTGGACGTCGACGAACGGCTGCGGGACCGGCTGACCGAGGGCTAG
- a CDS encoding Bcr/CflA family efflux MFS transporter translates to MLRNPTGRARLGLALLLAMLTVLGPLNIDMYLPAFPEISADLGANASQVQLSLTACLVGLAVGQVVIGPISDARGRRGPLLLCIALFVLASALCALAPNTAVLVLGRFLQGFTASAGVVLSRAVVRDVFDGAALTRFFALIMVVVAVAPMVAPVVGGGVLLLPSATWRSIFWTLALLGAAIVLVVALRLPETLPAERRIPSTLGGSLRTMGVLLRDRRYLGYTLIVGLLHGGSFAYVAGTPFVYQDLYGVSPQVFGFLFGVNGIAIILGSAAVGRLSERFGERSLLALAVTVAVASTAVVFTTAFLQGPLVLLVVPIFVYMTCMGMVLTGSFALAMEGQENRAGSASSLLGAFPMIIGAAVAPMVGLDESTAIPMGLLLFGSSALGLLVMMTMTRPPARATVPESDPHP, encoded by the coding sequence ATGCTCCGAAACCCGACCGGCCGCGCACGCCTGGGTCTGGCCCTCCTCCTCGCCATGCTGACGGTGCTGGGCCCGCTCAACATCGACATGTACCTCCCGGCCTTCCCGGAGATCTCGGCCGACCTCGGCGCCAACGCCTCCCAGGTGCAGCTGAGCCTCACAGCCTGCCTGGTCGGTCTCGCAGTGGGCCAGGTGGTCATCGGCCCGATCAGCGACGCCCGGGGGCGCCGGGGGCCGCTCCTGCTCTGCATCGCCCTGTTCGTCCTGGCATCGGCGCTGTGCGCCCTCGCCCCGAACACCGCCGTGCTCGTGCTGGGCCGTTTCCTCCAGGGCTTCACCGCCAGCGCCGGCGTGGTGCTCTCCCGCGCAGTGGTCCGCGACGTCTTCGACGGGGCCGCGCTCACCCGCTTCTTCGCTCTGATCATGGTGGTCGTCGCGGTCGCACCCATGGTCGCCCCCGTCGTCGGCGGCGGAGTCCTGCTGCTGCCCTCCGCGACCTGGCGGAGCATCTTCTGGACCCTGGCCCTGCTCGGCGCGGCGATCGTCCTGGTCGTGGCCCTGCGCCTGCCCGAGACCCTGCCCGCCGAACGGCGCATCCCCAGCACTCTCGGCGGGAGCCTGCGCACCATGGGCGTCCTCCTGCGTGACCGCCGCTACCTCGGCTACACCCTCATCGTGGGGTTGCTGCACGGCGGCAGCTTCGCCTACGTCGCCGGAACGCCCTTCGTCTATCAGGACCTGTACGGGGTGTCCCCGCAGGTCTTCGGCTTCCTCTTCGGCGTGAACGGCATCGCGATCATCCTCGGCAGCGCCGCCGTAGGCCGTCTCAGCGAACGTTTCGGAGAGCGCTCCCTCCTCGCTCTGGCCGTGACCGTGGCGGTGGCCTCCACCGCGGTGGTGTTCACCACGGCCTTCCTCCAGGGCCCGCTGGTGCTCCTGGTCGTGCCGATCTTCGTCTACATGACCTGCATGGGCATGGTCCTCACGGGGTCCTTCGCCCTGGCCATGGAAGGTCAGGAGAACCGGGCCGGGAGCGCGAGCTCTCTGCTTGGGGCCTTCCCGATGATCATCGGCGCCGCGGTCGCCCCCATGGTCGGCCTGGACGAGTCCACGGCGATCCCGATGGGGCTATTGCTGTTCGGCAGCTCCGCCCTGGGCTTGCTGGTCATGATGACGATGACCCGGCCGCCCGCCAGAGCCACTGTCCCCGAATCCGATCCCCACCCCTGA
- a CDS encoding GNAT family N-acetyltransferase, with protein MLRTSAVRILGERDREAVRELLDADPVGNVFVASRLMTTGISGGGVGAEVWGHMERGRLTALCYSGANLVPVNAGPTAVRSFADHARWRGRRCSSIVGPVEAVNDFWQQVTPAWGPARAIRASQPVLEIDGPPSVEPDPLVRRVRISEINTLVPACVAMFTEEVGVPPDSGDGGALYRARVEELVRTGRAFARIENGRVVFKAEIGAVTQHVCQIQGVWVHPELRGQGHSTAGMAAVVNYALAEIAPRVTLYVNDFNTPARAAYQRVGFRQVGEVMSVLF; from the coding sequence ATGCTGCGGACCTCGGCGGTTCGAATCCTTGGCGAACGCGACAGGGAGGCCGTCCGCGAGCTACTCGACGCCGACCCGGTGGGCAACGTCTTCGTCGCCTCGCGCCTGATGACCACCGGGATCTCCGGCGGCGGCGTGGGCGCCGAGGTCTGGGGCCACATGGAGCGCGGCAGGCTCACCGCCCTGTGTTATTCGGGTGCCAACCTCGTCCCGGTCAACGCCGGACCCACCGCCGTGCGCAGCTTCGCCGACCACGCCCGCTGGCGCGGCCGCCGCTGCTCTTCGATCGTCGGTCCGGTGGAGGCGGTCAACGACTTCTGGCAGCAGGTCACCCCCGCCTGGGGGCCCGCCCGCGCCATCCGCGCCAGCCAACCCGTCCTGGAGATCGACGGTCCGCCCTCCGTCGAACCCGACCCGCTGGTCCGCCGGGTCCGCATCTCCGAGATCAACACCCTGGTGCCCGCCTGCGTCGCCATGTTCACCGAGGAGGTCGGCGTCCCACCGGACTCCGGCGACGGCGGAGCCCTCTACCGCGCCCGCGTCGAGGAACTGGTCCGCACCGGCCGCGCCTTCGCCCGGATCGAGAACGGCCGCGTGGTCTTCAAGGCCGAGATCGGGGCCGTCACCCAGCACGTCTGCCAGATCCAGGGCGTCTGGGTCCACCCGGAGCTGCGCGGCCAGGGCCACTCCACCGCGGGCATGGCCGCCGTGGTCAACTACGCGCTGGCCGAGATCGCGCCCCGGGTGACGCTGTACGTCAACGACTTCAACACTCCGGCCCGGGCCGCCTACCAACGGGTGGGCTTCCGCCAGGTCGGGGAGGTCATGTCCGTGCTCTTCTGA
- a CDS encoding alpha/beta fold hydrolase, translating into MRSTGTQWAAVSAGVLLASLITAPTAQAAENGTAAAPTTRIDQKAVGWQPCEDLDPVGDAKLECATITVPLARTTGGERVNDLAETVEIALSRVRATGTAEHTMLVNPGGPGSAGRMWAAHTHNRMPAELRETYDVVAFDPRGMGASTPSVTCDPGFFTPVRKDTVPADAAEEDALRQDAEAYATACAEGAGPLLDHMRTEDTAHDMDAIRIALDLEQVDYLGYSYGSYLGTVYSSLYPDSVRAVILDSVVNPDNPWYESNLVQSRALDRAAHNFFAWVARHDDTYGLGTHREAVADAYYDLRAELRESPLDDTVGPTELEGAVIVVAYSGNVWPAVAGALAAQVNDDDPAPLLALHDSYGDDADSDPGYGGYLAVQCTDAEWPGDWQAWRANAEAVHEDAPFMGWHNIWYNAPCVTWEGESAPWFQIGDGPYEHPAYDGDVLIVHATGDGATPVEGSHALRGRLPGSSLVIEDGGITHGVALTGNTCVDETVFAYLQDLTLPERGVEGPDLTCDARPEPQPRTAQSAPHAPVDRLGPIGLETTR; encoded by the coding sequence GTGCGATCAACAGGCACGCAGTGGGCCGCTGTCTCCGCCGGGGTGCTCCTGGCCTCCCTGATCACCGCGCCGACGGCACAGGCCGCCGAGAACGGGACCGCCGCCGCACCCACCACCCGCATCGACCAGAAGGCGGTCGGCTGGCAGCCCTGTGAGGACCTCGACCCGGTCGGTGACGCCAAACTCGAGTGCGCGACCATCACCGTCCCCTTGGCCCGGACCACCGGCGGGGAACGCGTCAACGACCTCGCCGAGACCGTGGAGATCGCCCTGTCCCGCGTCCGCGCCACCGGCACCGCCGAACACACCATGCTGGTCAACCCCGGCGGACCCGGCAGCGCCGGACGCATGTGGGCCGCGCACACCCACAACCGCATGCCCGCGGAACTCCGCGAGACCTATGACGTGGTCGCCTTCGACCCGCGCGGTATGGGCGCCTCCACCCCCTCCGTCACCTGCGACCCCGGCTTCTTCACCCCCGTCCGCAAGGACACCGTTCCAGCCGACGCAGCCGAGGAGGACGCCCTGCGCCAGGACGCCGAGGCCTACGCCACCGCCTGCGCGGAGGGCGCCGGACCGCTCCTGGACCACATGCGCACCGAGGACACCGCGCACGACATGGACGCCATCCGGATCGCCCTCGACCTCGAACAGGTCGACTACCTCGGCTACTCCTACGGCAGCTACCTCGGCACCGTCTACTCCTCCCTCTACCCGGACAGCGTGCGCGCCGTGATCCTGGACAGCGTCGTCAATCCGGACAACCCCTGGTACGAGAGCAACCTCGTGCAGAGCCGCGCCCTGGACCGCGCCGCTCACAACTTCTTCGCCTGGGTCGCCCGCCACGACGACACCTACGGCCTGGGCACCCACCGCGAGGCGGTCGCCGACGCCTACTACGACCTGCGCGCCGAACTGCGTGAGAGCCCCCTCGACGACACCGTCGGCCCCACCGAACTCGAGGGCGCCGTCATCGTCGTCGCCTACAGCGGCAATGTCTGGCCCGCCGTCGCCGGGGCTCTGGCCGCACAGGTCAACGACGACGACCCGGCCCCGCTACTGGCCCTGCACGACTCCTACGGGGACGACGCCGACAGTGACCCCGGCTATGGCGGCTACCTCGCGGTCCAGTGCACCGACGCCGAGTGGCCCGGTGACTGGCAGGCCTGGCGCGCGAACGCCGAAGCGGTCCACGAGGACGCGCCCTTCATGGGGTGGCACAACATCTGGTACAACGCGCCCTGTGTCACCTGGGAAGGCGAGTCCGCCCCCTGGTTCCAGATCGGCGACGGACCCTACGAACACCCCGCCTACGACGGAGACGTGCTCATCGTGCACGCCACCGGCGACGGCGCCACCCCGGTCGAGGGCTCCCACGCCCTGCGGGGCCGCCTGCCCGGCTCCTCCCTGGTCATCGAGGACGGCGGCATCACCCACGGCGTCGCCCTCACCGGCAACACCTGCGTCGACGAGACCGTCTTCGCCTACCTCCAGGACCTGACCCTGCCCGAACGCGGGGTCGAAGGCCCCGACCTGACCTGCGACGCACGGCCCGAACCCCAGCCGCGCACCGCACAGAGCGCCCCCCACGCGCCGGTGGACCGCCTCGGCCCGATCGGACTCGAAACGACCAGGTGA
- a CDS encoding Lrp/AsnC family transcriptional regulator produces MRLDRVDERIIAILGADARMSFAEIGGEVGLSPSAVKRRVDRLVESGAVRGFTVVVEPQAIGWTTEAFIELYCRARTSPSEIRIGLASYAEITSACTVTGEADAIVQVRARDTQHLEEVIERIGAEPFVVRTKSTLVLSRLVDQPILAGAADLS; encoded by the coding sequence ATGCGGCTTGATCGTGTCGATGAGCGGATCATCGCGATACTCGGCGCGGACGCGCGGATGAGTTTCGCGGAGATCGGCGGCGAGGTCGGTCTCAGCCCGTCCGCTGTGAAGCGCCGGGTGGACCGCCTGGTGGAGTCCGGCGCCGTCCGCGGTTTCACCGTGGTCGTCGAACCCCAGGCGATCGGCTGGACCACCGAGGCCTTCATCGAGCTCTACTGCCGTGCGCGCACCTCACCCAGCGAGATCCGCATCGGCCTGGCCAGCTACGCGGAGATCACCTCGGCGTGCACGGTCACCGGGGAGGCCGACGCCATAGTGCAGGTCCGCGCCCGCGACACCCAGCACCTGGAAGAGGTCATCGAGCGCATCGGCGCCGAACCCTTCGTGGTGCGCACCAAGAGCACCCTGGTGCTGTCCCGCCTGGTCGACCAGCCCATCCTCGCCGGAGCCGCCGACCTGTCCTAG